One part of the Flavobacterium johnsoniae UW101 genome encodes these proteins:
- the obgE gene encoding GTPase ObgE — MTEGNFVDYVKIYVSSGKGGKGSTHLHREKFIEKGGPDGGDGGRGGHVYLVGNKGLWTLFHLKFARHIKAGHGGDGGSDRSTGADGEDKFIEVPLGTVVKDKETGEVLFEITEDGEKRILAKGGKGGLGNWHFRSSTNQTPRYAQPGLPGLEMDVILELKVLADVGLVGFPNAGKSTLLSVLTSAKPKIADYPFTTLKPNLGIVAYRDFQSFVIADIPGIIEGAAEGKGLGHYFLRHIERNSTLLFLVPVDTPDIKAEYDILVNELTKYNPEMLDKERLLVISKCDMLDDELKAELKAELDVSFKDIPYMLISSVAQQGLTDLKDKLWKMLNE, encoded by the coding sequence ATGACAGAAGGAAATTTTGTAGATTACGTTAAGATATATGTTTCATCCGGAAAGGGAGGAAAAGGATCTACGCATTTACATAGAGAGAAATTTATTGAAAAAGGCGGTCCGGACGGTGGAGACGGAGGTCGAGGCGGACATGTGTATTTAGTTGGGAATAAAGGACTCTGGACATTATTTCATTTAAAGTTTGCGCGTCATATTAAAGCTGGTCACGGTGGAGATGGAGGATCAGACAGAAGTACGGGAGCAGATGGAGAAGATAAATTTATTGAAGTGCCATTAGGAACTGTTGTAAAAGACAAAGAAACGGGCGAGGTACTTTTTGAAATCACAGAAGACGGTGAAAAAAGAATTCTGGCAAAAGGAGGAAAAGGAGGTTTAGGAAACTGGCATTTTAGAAGTTCGACAAATCAAACGCCTCGTTATGCACAACCAGGTTTACCTGGTTTAGAAATGGACGTTATCCTTGAACTTAAAGTTTTGGCCGATGTTGGATTAGTTGGTTTTCCTAATGCAGGAAAATCTACTTTATTGTCTGTATTGACTTCTGCAAAACCAAAAATTGCCGATTATCCTTTTACAACCCTAAAACCAAATTTAGGAATTGTTGCTTACAGAGATTTTCAATCTTTTGTAATTGCTGATATTCCCGGAATTATTGAAGGTGCGGCAGAAGGAAAAGGTTTAGGACATTATTTCCTGCGTCATATCGAACGTAATTCAACTTTATTGTTTTTAGTTCCTGTAGATACACCGGATATAAAAGCTGAGTATGATATTTTGGTGAATGAATTAACAAAATATAATCCTGAAATGTTAGACAAAGAACGTCTTTTGGTTATCTCAAAATGTGATATGCTGGATGATGAACTTAAGGCCGAATTAAAAGCTGAATTAGATGTTTCTTTTAAAGATATTCCATATATGCTTATTTCATCTGTTGCCCAGCAAGGTTTGACAGATTTAAAAGATAAGCTTTGGAAAATGCTTAACGAATAA
- a CDS encoding M3 family metallopeptidase, whose amino-acid sequence MSILTQYFNTKHNTAPFSQIKIEDYVPAFNEGIALAKAEIDAIVNNPDVPTFENTIVAMDYSGDILDRLSSIFFNLNSAETNDEMQKIAQEVSPLLSEFGNDIRLNADLFARVKAVYDQKESLNLNPEQTTLLDKKYKSFSRNGANLPEDKKNQLREIDKELSKLSLQFGENVLAETNNFELHLTDEKDLSGLPEGTIEAARLLAKNQEKEGWIFTLDHPSYIPFLTYADNRELRKKMAIAFGAKAFQNNEFNNEENVLKIAKLRHERANLLGYKTHAHFVLEERMAESPEKVFSFLNDLLAKAKPAAQKEFAELTAFAKELDGIEQLEKWDGAYYSEKLKQQLFNLDDEKLKPYFQLEKVLDGAFTVAKKLYGLTFTEVFDIDKYHEEVTTYEVKDANDNLVSIFYADFFPRKGKRNGAWMTSFKSQYVKDGVNERPHISNVCNFTKPTETKPSLLTFNEVTTLFHEFGHGLHGMLADTVYPSLSGTSVYWDFVELPSQIMENWCYEPEALALFANHYETGEIIPIEYVQKIKESASFQEGLATLRQLSFGLLDMAWHGQDPTNITDLKAFETEQFANTQLYPDVKENAMSTAFSHIFQGGYSSGYYSYKWAEVLDADAFEYFHENGIFNEEIAKKFKDNVLSKGGTEHPMTLYKRFRGQEPKPEALLKRAGLL is encoded by the coding sequence ATGAGCATTTTAACACAATACTTTAACACCAAACATAATACCGCGCCTTTTTCGCAAATTAAAATCGAAGATTATGTTCCTGCTTTCAACGAAGGAATTGCTTTGGCTAAAGCCGAAATTGATGCGATTGTAAATAATCCAGATGTACCTACTTTTGAAAACACCATTGTGGCAATGGATTATTCTGGTGACATTTTAGATCGTCTTTCTAGTATTTTCTTCAATTTAAATTCGGCTGAAACGAATGACGAAATGCAGAAAATTGCGCAAGAAGTTTCGCCTCTACTTTCAGAATTTGGAAATGACATTCGTTTGAATGCAGATTTATTTGCGAGAGTAAAAGCAGTTTATGATCAAAAAGAAAGTTTGAATCTGAATCCGGAACAAACAACTTTATTAGATAAAAAATACAAAAGCTTTTCTAGAAACGGAGCCAACTTGCCAGAAGACAAGAAAAACCAGTTAAGAGAAATCGACAAAGAATTATCAAAATTGAGTTTACAATTTGGCGAAAATGTTTTGGCAGAGACGAACAACTTCGAGTTGCATTTAACAGATGAAAAGGATTTGTCAGGTTTGCCAGAAGGAACAATTGAAGCAGCTAGATTATTAGCCAAAAATCAGGAAAAAGAAGGTTGGATTTTTACTTTAGATCATCCAAGTTATATTCCGTTTTTGACTTATGCTGACAATCGTGAATTGCGAAAAAAAATGGCGATTGCTTTTGGAGCAAAAGCATTTCAGAATAACGAATTCAACAATGAAGAAAACGTTTTGAAAATTGCTAAACTTCGTCATGAAAGAGCCAATTTATTAGGTTACAAAACACACGCGCATTTTGTTCTGGAAGAAAGAATGGCTGAAAGTCCAGAGAAAGTTTTCTCTTTCTTAAATGATTTATTGGCAAAAGCTAAACCAGCGGCTCAAAAAGAATTTGCAGAATTAACTGCTTTCGCGAAAGAATTGGACGGAATAGAACAATTAGAAAAATGGGACGGTGCTTATTATTCTGAAAAATTAAAACAACAGCTTTTTAATTTAGACGATGAAAAGCTTAAACCTTATTTTCAATTAGAAAAAGTTTTAGACGGTGCTTTTACAGTTGCCAAAAAATTATACGGTTTAACTTTTACAGAAGTTTTTGATATTGATAAATACCACGAAGAAGTTACCACTTATGAAGTAAAAGATGCTAATGACAATTTAGTTTCTATTTTCTACGCAGATTTCTTCCCAAGAAAAGGAAAAAGAAACGGTGCATGGATGACTTCATTCAAATCGCAATATGTGAAAGACGGCGTAAACGAAAGACCGCATATTTCTAACGTTTGTAATTTCACGAAACCAACAGAAACAAAACCTTCATTATTAACTTTTAATGAAGTAACGACTTTATTCCACGAATTTGGACATGGTTTGCATGGAATGCTGGCTGATACCGTTTACCCAAGTTTATCTGGAACTTCTGTTTACTGGGATTTCGTAGAATTGCCAAGTCAGATTATGGAAAACTGGTGTTATGAGCCGGAAGCTTTGGCTTTGTTTGCGAATCATTATGAGACGGGAGAAATTATTCCGATTGAATATGTACAGAAAATTAAAGAAAGTGCAAGTTTCCAAGAAGGTTTAGCAACGCTGCGCCAATTGAGTTTTGGATTATTAGATATGGCATGGCACGGACAAGATCCAACCAATATTACAGATCTAAAAGCTTTCGAAACTGAACAATTTGCTAACACACAATTGTATCCAGACGTAAAAGAAAATGCTATGAGTACAGCATTTTCTCATATTTTCCAAGGAGGTTATTCTTCTGGATATTACAGCTACAAATGGGCTGAAGTTCTGGATGCGGATGCTTTTGAATATTTCCATGAAAACGGAATTTTCAACGAAGAAATTGCTAAGAAATTTAAAGATAACGTTCTTTCAAAAGGAGGAACAGAACATCCAATGACTTTATACAAACGTTTTAGAGGTCAGGAACCAAAACCGGAAGCTTTGCTGAAAAGAGCGGGATTGCTTTAA
- a CDS encoding TonB-dependent receptor produces MILKKYCFLVFVLFVFQNIEAQKKGSKTIDSLKTEKLKEVVISSLHINNSLLNTPASIGILSKKDLLQNNTTDITTVINTIPGVFMQSSNFTTSRISIRGIGARTTYGTNKIRAFYGSIPLTSGNSETVIDDIDLENLNQIEIIKGPLSSVYGAGLGGAILISPQLSNNGNQSAGISTVFGSFGLLKNSLNFGLDEKSGSLNISYHNLKTDGWRENSSYNREGITLAGELFRKENSKLTYFSNYTYLKAFIPSSISKEVFNTNPKAGAPTWVASKGYKEYKSVLGGLAYDFNINENLKNSTSVFINYKDSNEPRPFDILRQYTFATGARTQFSGNFKIGRVENQFIAGAEYFTDTYSGNTFQNLYQQNNGLGSLQGNQLTETDQKRHFYNIFSQLRTLLSDQLEIQAGLNYNKTRFDLNNYTENINEEYSYDGIFSPQISFLYKPHSLKTLYFSVSRGFSLPATEETLTSEGKINPDIKPENGYNFEVGGKFYFFNKRLYTEISLYRMEIKDLLVAKRVGDDQYVGANAGKTFHEGIEITLNHNWPINRFLVLNSYLAGSIGNYKFKEFIDSGNDFSGNKLTGVAPQKINAGITLNTNIGVYFSTDYQFVGEIQLNDANTAYSDSYTILNLKTGYRFEILRGLTSHISAGVNNVTNEKYASLILPNAVPTGNSSPRYYYPGLPVNYYGAVSLNYLF; encoded by the coding sequence ATGATTTTAAAAAAATATTGTTTTCTTGTTTTTGTACTTTTTGTTTTTCAAAACATAGAAGCACAAAAAAAGGGAAGCAAAACTATTGATTCTCTCAAAACTGAAAAGCTGAAAGAAGTTGTTATCAGTTCACTGCACATTAATAATAGTTTATTAAATACTCCGGCTTCGATAGGTATTCTTTCAAAAAAAGATTTACTGCAAAATAATACCACTGATATTACAACGGTTATCAATACAATTCCTGGTGTATTTATGCAGTCTTCTAATTTTACAACAAGCCGAATTTCTATTCGCGGTATTGGCGCAAGAACTACTTATGGAACTAATAAAATTAGAGCTTTTTATGGCAGTATTCCATTAACATCCGGAAACAGCGAAACGGTTATTGATGATATTGATCTCGAAAACCTCAATCAAATTGAAATTATTAAAGGACCGCTTTCGAGTGTTTATGGCGCAGGTTTGGGCGGTGCAATTTTAATTTCACCTCAACTTTCTAACAACGGAAACCAAAGTGCAGGAATAAGTACTGTTTTCGGTTCTTTTGGATTATTAAAAAACAGCCTGAATTTTGGTTTAGATGAAAAATCAGGAAGTTTGAACATCAGCTACCACAATCTAAAAACCGATGGCTGGCGGGAAAACAGCTCCTATAATCGCGAAGGAATTACACTTGCCGGAGAATTATTCCGAAAAGAAAACAGCAAACTTACCTACTTTTCAAATTATACTTATTTAAAGGCTTTTATTCCGAGTTCGATTAGTAAAGAAGTTTTTAATACAAATCCAAAAGCCGGAGCGCCAACCTGGGTTGCCTCAAAAGGATATAAAGAATACAAATCGGTTTTGGGCGGATTGGCTTATGATTTTAATATTAATGAAAATTTGAAGAATTCAACTTCAGTTTTTATCAATTATAAAGACAGCAACGAACCTCGTCCGTTTGATATTCTTCGTCAATATACATTTGCAACAGGTGCAAGAACTCAGTTTTCGGGAAATTTTAAAATTGGAAGAGTCGAAAATCAGTTTATTGCCGGTGCAGAATATTTTACAGATACGTATAGTGGGAATACTTTTCAAAATCTTTATCAGCAAAATAATGGCTTAGGAAGTCTGCAGGGAAATCAACTTACAGAAACGGATCAAAAAAGACATTTCTACAATATATTTTCCCAATTAAGAACTTTATTATCTGATCAATTAGAAATTCAGGCAGGTTTAAATTATAACAAAACCAGATTTGACCTCAACAATTATACAGAAAACATCAATGAAGAATATAGTTATGATGGCATTTTTTCACCTCAAATTTCATTTCTATACAAACCACATTCTTTAAAAACACTTTATTTTTCTGTCAGCCGGGGATTTTCACTTCCTGCAACAGAAGAAACACTTACAAGTGAAGGCAAAATCAATCCTGACATAAAACCAGAAAACGGATATAATTTTGAAGTCGGCGGAAAATTCTACTTTTTCAACAAAAGACTTTATACCGAAATCTCTTTGTACCGAATGGAGATTAAAGACTTACTGGTTGCCAAAAGAGTCGGCGATGACCAATATGTGGGTGCAAATGCGGGAAAAACATTTCATGAAGGCATCGAAATTACTTTAAATCACAATTGGCCCATTAATCGATTTTTGGTGTTGAACTCTTATTTAGCAGGATCTATAGGAAATTACAAATTCAAAGAATTTATTGACAGCGGTAATGATTTTTCTGGAAACAAACTAACAGGAGTTGCTCCTCAAAAAATTAATGCAGGCATAACATTAAATACCAATATTGGCGTTTACTTTAGTACTGATTATCAATTTGTGGGAGAAATTCAGCTAAATGATGCCAATACAGCATATTCAGATTCATATACTATTCTGAATTTAAAAACAGGTTATCGATTTGAAATTTTACGAGGTTTAACGAGCCATATCTCTGCCGGGGTAAACAATGTAACCAATGAGAAATATGCTTCGCTGATTCTGCCAAATGCAGTGCCAACAGGAAACTCATCTCCACGATATTATTATCCGGGACTTCCTGTAAATTATTACGGAGCCGTATCCTTAAATTATTTATTTTAG
- the hpt gene encoding hypoxanthine phosphoribosyltransferase translates to MIQLHDKQFVPFISAKEIDFALTKLVAQVEDDFGDDTPIFIGVLNGAFMVVSDFLKKYKKPCEVSFIKMASYEGTETTNSVKELIGINQDLSGRSVVIIEDIVDTGNTIEELKHLFKAQNVKHFKVATLFFKPEAYKKDMKIDYVGIRIPNKFIVGYGLDYDGLGRNLTEVYKLAE, encoded by the coding sequence ATGATACAACTTCACGATAAACAATTTGTTCCGTTTATTTCGGCTAAAGAAATTGATTTTGCTTTAACCAAATTAGTGGCTCAGGTAGAAGATGATTTTGGAGATGATACTCCTATTTTTATTGGAGTTTTAAACGGTGCCTTTATGGTGGTTTCCGATTTTTTAAAAAAGTATAAAAAACCATGCGAAGTTTCATTTATAAAAATGGCTTCTTATGAAGGAACTGAAACAACAAATTCAGTTAAAGAATTAATTGGAATTAATCAGGATTTGTCAGGCCGAAGTGTTGTCATTATAGAAGATATTGTCGATACAGGAAATACAATCGAAGAATTGAAGCATTTATTTAAAGCACAAAATGTAAAGCATTTTAAAGTGGCAACTTTGTTCTTTAAACCAGAGGCTTATAAAAAAGACATGAAAATTGATTATGTGGGAATCAGAATCCCAAATAAATTCATTGTAGGTTACGGACTTGATTATGACGGTTTAGGAAGAAACCTGACTGAAGTTTACAAATTAGCAGAATAA
- a CDS encoding PQQ-dependent sugar dehydrogenase, producing the protein MKKSLTLFSIPLLALMTACNGQVKKEEKEALAKQLGNVVKTAVGDITLPPPYATESKTNNSKVIGWPKDKTPKAPEGFTVTKFADGFENPRWTYIAPNQDIFVVESGTRTSKNQITVLRDKDKDGKFETREVFISGLNKPFGMLVLKDFFYIANTDGLYRYPYKNNPLKLETKGEKILELPAGGYNNHWTRNLLASPDGSKIYVSVGSGSNNAEHGVDKEVRRAGILEINPDGTGEKIYASGLRNPVGMDWNPVNKELWTAVNERDELGDDLVPDYITSVKRDGFYGWPYSYFGSIPDPRMKGERKDLVEKAIVPDVPVGAHTASLGLAFYTKDAFPAKYKNGVFVGQHGSWNRSKISGYKVLFVPFKDGKPSEKPEDFLTGFISDENKAEVYGRPVAVTVMNDGSLLVNDDSSNTIWKVTAK; encoded by the coding sequence ATGAAAAAATCCTTAACCTTATTTTCAATACCACTATTGGCATTAATGACTGCCTGCAACGGGCAGGTGAAAAAAGAAGAAAAAGAAGCTTTAGCAAAACAGCTGGGCAATGTTGTAAAAACTGCCGTTGGAGACATTACGCTTCCTCCTCCCTATGCAACCGAATCTAAAACAAACAACAGCAAAGTTATTGGCTGGCCAAAAGATAAAACTCCTAAAGCGCCGGAAGGTTTTACAGTAACAAAATTTGCAGATGGATTCGAAAATCCGCGTTGGACTTATATTGCTCCTAATCAGGATATTTTTGTAGTAGAAAGCGGAACAAGAACCAGTAAAAATCAAATTACGGTTTTGCGCGATAAAGACAAAGATGGAAAATTTGAAACTCGTGAGGTTTTTATTTCTGGTTTAAACAAACCTTTTGGAATGCTGGTTTTAAAAGACTTTTTCTACATCGCAAATACTGACGGATTATACCGTTATCCTTATAAAAACAATCCGCTGAAATTAGAAACAAAAGGCGAAAAAATACTTGAACTTCCAGCCGGAGGTTACAACAATCACTGGACGCGAAATTTATTAGCAAGTCCGGACGGAAGCAAAATTTATGTTTCTGTAGGTTCAGGAAGTAATAATGCTGAACATGGTGTAGACAAAGAAGTTCGCCGAGCCGGAATTTTGGAAATTAATCCTGATGGAACTGGTGAAAAAATCTACGCTTCGGGACTTCGAAATCCGGTTGGAATGGACTGGAATCCTGTTAATAAAGAACTTTGGACTGCGGTAAACGAACGTGATGAATTAGGCGATGACTTGGTTCCGGATTATATTACAAGCGTAAAAAGAGATGGTTTCTATGGCTGGCCTTATTCTTATTTTGGAAGTATTCCTGATCCAAGAATGAAAGGCGAAAGAAAAGATTTAGTTGAAAAAGCAATTGTTCCGGATGTTCCGGTTGGTGCTCACACAGCTTCATTAGGATTGGCTTTTTACACAAAAGATGCTTTTCCTGCAAAATATAAAAATGGTGTTTTCGTTGGACAGCACGGATCTTGGAACCGCTCTAAAATTTCGGGTTACAAAGTTTTATTCGTTCCTTTTAAAGATGGAAAACCTTCGGAAAAACCAGAAGATTTTTTAACAGGTTTTATTTCTGATGAAAATAAGGCAGAAGTTTACGGGCGTCCGGTTGCCGTGACGGTTATGAACGATGGTTCGCTTTTAGTAAATGACGACAGCAGTAACACAATTTGGAAAGTGACAGCCAAATAA
- a CDS encoding 5-(carboxyamino)imidazole ribonucleotide synthase produces MNYFSSDFKLGILGGGQLGKMLLFDTRKFDIQTYVLDPSDEAPSKIACNKFFKGDLMDYETVYNFGKQVDVLTFEIELVNLEALTQLENEGVKVYPSPKTLKGIQNKGTQKDFYTQSNIPTASYLRFESPAHLQKSVGNNEITIPFVWKCTEFGYDGNGVKVIRQISDMDDLPNVECIAETMVPFKNELAVIVVRNPSGEIKTYPVVEMEFHPEANQVEYVICPARIDEKVAEKARAIALNVSEKFNHVGLLAVEMFQTQDDEILVNEVAPRPHNSGHYSIEASYTSQFENHLRAILDLPLGNTDSKVAGIMVNLVGAEGHSGNVVYENIETILGWDGVTPHIYGKKETRPFRKMGHVTIVNENMQEARRIAQEVKNTIKVISA; encoded by the coding sequence ATGAATTATTTTTCTTCTGATTTTAAATTAGGAATATTAGGCGGCGGGCAATTAGGCAAAATGCTTTTGTTCGACACCAGAAAATTTGACATACAAACTTACGTTCTGGATCCAAGCGACGAAGCACCAAGTAAAATTGCCTGCAACAAATTCTTTAAAGGCGATTTAATGGATTATGAAACGGTTTACAACTTTGGAAAACAAGTCGATGTTCTGACTTTTGAAATCGAATTGGTAAACCTTGAAGCTTTAACGCAGTTAGAAAACGAAGGCGTAAAAGTATATCCGTCTCCTAAAACTTTAAAAGGAATTCAGAATAAAGGAACTCAAAAAGATTTTTATACTCAAAGTAATATCCCAACTGCATCATATTTACGTTTTGAAAGTCCTGCACATTTGCAAAAATCTGTTGGAAACAACGAAATCACTATTCCGTTTGTATGGAAATGCACCGAGTTTGGATACGACGGAAATGGCGTAAAAGTAATTCGTCAGATTTCTGACATGGACGATTTACCAAATGTAGAATGTATTGCAGAAACGATGGTTCCGTTCAAAAACGAATTGGCGGTAATTGTAGTAAGAAATCCATCAGGAGAAATTAAAACATATCCGGTTGTAGAAATGGAATTTCACCCAGAAGCGAATCAGGTTGAATACGTAATCTGCCCGGCAAGAATCGACGAAAAAGTAGCTGAAAAAGCCAGAGCAATTGCTTTGAATGTTTCAGAGAAATTCAATCATGTTGGACTTTTGGCTGTTGAAATGTTCCAGACTCAGGACGATGAAATTTTGGTAAACGAAGTAGCACCGCGTCCGCACAATTCAGGACATTATTCAATCGAAGCAAGCTACACTTCACAATTCGAAAATCATTTACGTGCTATTTTAGATCTTCCGTTAGGAAACACAGACAGTAAAGTTGCCGGAATTATGGTAAATTTAGTGGGTGCCGAAGGTCATTCTGGAAATGTCGTTTATGAAAATATCGAAACCATTTTAGGATGGGATGGCGTTACACCGCATATTTACGGCAAAAAAGAAACTCGCCCTTTTAGAAAAATGGGACACGTTACGATCGTAAACGAAAACATGCAGGAAGCCAGAAGAATTGCACAAGAAGTTAAGAATACTATTAAAGTAATTAGCGCTTAA
- a CDS encoding adenylate kinase produces MINIVLFGKPGAGKGTQAEFLKEKYNLTHLSTGDIFRFNLKNDTELGKQARVFMDNGELVPCEVTTAMLIDEVKKHPDSAGFLFDGYPRTLDQAEALDKFLPTIGSSVTATIALEADDEILVKRLLERGKTSGRADDQDEEKIRVRYQEYNEKTAPLIGYYKDQNKFYAVDGIGTIEQITERLTSVIDNL; encoded by the coding sequence ATGATTAACATCGTTTTATTTGGAAAGCCTGGTGCAGGAAAAGGAACTCAGGCAGAATTTTTAAAAGAAAAATACAATTTAACTCACCTTTCTACAGGAGATATTTTTCGTTTCAATTTAAAAAATGATACTGAACTAGGAAAACAAGCAAGAGTTTTTATGGACAACGGAGAATTAGTTCCTTGTGAAGTAACAACTGCAATGTTAATTGACGAAGTAAAAAAACATCCGGATAGTGCAGGATTTTTATTCGACGGATATCCAAGAACTTTAGATCAGGCAGAAGCTTTAGATAAATTTTTACCAACAATTGGTTCTAGCGTAACAGCTACAATTGCTTTAGAAGCTGATGATGAAATTTTGGTAAAACGTTTACTTGAAAGAGGAAAAACAAGCGGAAGAGCTGACGATCAGGACGAAGAAAAAATTCGTGTGAGATATCAGGAATACAACGAAAAAACAGCTCCTTTAATTGGATATTACAAAGATCAAAACAAATTTTACGCTGTTGATGGTATCGGAACTATCGAACAAATCACAGAGCGTTTAACATCAGTTATAGATAATTTGTAA
- the purE gene encoding 5-(carboxyamino)imidazole ribonucleotide mutase produces MSKVAIIMGSISDMPVMQDAIDILKQFNVEVEVDIVSAHRTPEKLFDFSKNAHTRGISVIIAGAGGAAHLPGMVASMSPLPVIGVPVKSSNSIDGWDSVLSILQMPGGVPVATVALNGAKNAGILAAQIIGSHDKKVLDTIISYKEELKAAVNKAAEGLKK; encoded by the coding sequence ATGAGCAAAGTAGCCATTATAATGGGAAGCATCTCAGACATGCCAGTTATGCAGGATGCAATAGACATATTAAAACAATTTAATGTAGAAGTTGAAGTTGATATCGTTTCGGCACACAGAACGCCGGAGAAATTATTCGATTTCAGTAAAAATGCACATACTCGCGGCATTTCGGTAATTATTGCCGGAGCGGGCGGTGCAGCACATTTACCGGGAATGGTGGCTTCAATGTCTCCGCTTCCTGTAATTGGAGTTCCTGTAAAATCAAGCAATTCTATCGACGGCTGGGATTCGGTATTATCGATTCTACAAATGCCAGGCGGTGTTCCTGTTGCAACTGTAGCTTTAAACGGTGCAAAAAACGCTGGGATCTTAGCAGCACAAATCATTGGAAGCCACGACAAAAAAGTTTTAGATACTATTATTTCTTATAAAGAAGAACTGAAAGCTGCGGTTAATAAAGCGGCTGAAGGTTTAAAGAAGTAA
- a CDS encoding hemolysin family protein, whose product MSEIALISARKNRLETAAKKGNKSAKTALDLANSPNKFLSTVQIGITLIGILTGIYSGDKITADVEVFVAGFAALKPYAHSIAVGIVVVVLTFFSLVLGELLPKRIGLNYPESIAKMVAMPMKVISIITAPFIWLLTSSTDFLLNIFQIKPTADGKVTEEEIKAIIKEGTEVGEVQEIEQDIVERVFHIGDRKVSSLMTHRKSVDMLPLNADKTKIKELVVQDLHAVYPVYNENYDDIVGVVTLKNIFANIENDNFDFASIMTDAPYLMEQTTAYKALENFKKTGVHYALVSDEYGVFQGMITLNDILEALVGDASEFYKDEFQLIEREDGSWLVDGHYSLHDFLTYFELDELTNDYEVNTVSGMIMTELSHIPKEGEKLVWQKFVLEVVDMDGVKIDKVLVKTLKE is encoded by the coding sequence ATGTCTGAAATTGCCCTTATTTCAGCTAGAAAAAACCGACTGGAAACAGCAGCAAAAAAAGGAAATAAAAGTGCAAAAACAGCACTCGATCTGGCTAATTCGCCTAACAAGTTTTTATCGACAGTTCAAATTGGAATTACCTTAATTGGTATTTTAACGGGTATTTATTCAGGAGATAAAATTACTGCCGACGTTGAGGTTTTTGTTGCAGGATTTGCCGCTTTAAAACCTTACGCACATTCAATTGCGGTTGGAATTGTGGTTGTTGTTTTAACGTTTTTCTCTTTGGTTTTAGGAGAATTGCTGCCAAAACGAATTGGATTAAATTATCCGGAATCGATTGCTAAAATGGTTGCAATGCCAATGAAAGTAATTTCGATAATTACTGCACCTTTTATTTGGTTATTAACTTCTTCAACAGATTTTTTACTGAATATTTTTCAGATAAAACCAACTGCTGACGGGAAAGTTACCGAAGAAGAAATTAAAGCTATCATTAAAGAAGGAACAGAAGTAGGAGAAGTTCAGGAAATTGAACAAGATATTGTGGAGCGTGTTTTTCATATTGGCGACCGAAAAGTAAGTTCGCTTATGACACACCGTAAATCAGTAGATATGCTTCCGTTGAATGCTGATAAAACTAAAATTAAAGAATTAGTTGTTCAGGATTTACATGCCGTTTATCCGGTTTACAACGAAAATTACGATGATATCGTTGGTGTGGTTACTTTAAAAAACATATTTGCCAATATCGAAAATGACAATTTTGATTTTGCTTCTATAATGACAGATGCTCCTTATTTAATGGAACAAACTACTGCTTACAAAGCTTTGGAAAATTTCAAAAAAACCGGAGTTCACTATGCATTAGTTTCAGATGAATACGGTGTTTTTCAGGGAATGATTACTTTAAATGACATTCTGGAAGCGCTGGTTGGTGATGCATCAGAATTTTACAAAGATGAATTTCAGCTTATAGAAAGAGAAGACGGGTCATGGCTGGTTGACGGACATTATTCGCTGCACGATTTCTTGACGTATTTTGAGTTAGATGAGCTGACAAATGATTACGAAGTAAACACAGTAAGCGGAATGATTATGACTGAGCTTTCACATATTCCAAAAGAAGGAGAAAAACTGGTTTGGCAGAAATTCGTCTTGGAAGTTGTCGATATGGACGGTGTTAAAATTGATAAAGTGCTTGTAAAAACGCTTAAAGAATAA
- a CDS encoding type II toxin-antitoxin system RelE/ParE family toxin: MNVIWAPQAKQDFWNNIDYLEAEWSEKVAQNFIDKVNATIKLLKNDNVLFIKTNYKSVYKIVITKHISLYYRIENTNLELLRFWNTFQDTEKFKL, translated from the coding sequence ATGAATGTAATTTGGGCTCCACAAGCTAAACAAGACTTTTGGAACAACATCGATTATTTGGAAGCCGAATGGTCTGAAAAAGTTGCTCAAAATTTCATTGACAAAGTAAATGCCACAATAAAACTTTTAAAAAATGACAATGTTTTATTTATAAAAACAAACTACAAAAGCGTTTATAAAATTGTCATTACCAAACACATTTCACTTTATTATCGTATCGAAAACACTAATTTAGAGTTACTTCGATTTTGGAATACTTTTCAGGATACGGAGAAATTCAAATTATGA